The following are encoded in a window of Plectropomus leopardus isolate mb chromosome 23, YSFRI_Pleo_2.0, whole genome shotgun sequence genomic DNA:
- the hnrnpc gene encoding heterogeneous nuclear ribonucleoproteins C1/C2 isoform X2 yields the protein MASSNVTNKTDPRSLNSRVFIGNLNTLLVTKADVEAIFSKYGKVVGCSVHKGYAFVQYANERNARAAVAGEDGRMIVGQVLDINLAGEPKPHRSKTVKRSAGDMYSPSLDLDYDFQRDYYDRMYSYQPSRVPPPPPPLSRAVIPSKRPRVSVSGGGSRRTKTSFSSSKTSQRTSRTMKVDDLQTIKRELTQIKHKVDYLLESLERMEKDHNKKSEMKGSKPEPGEVSPLNSSTSSKKDDLKGGLNDSEEEGDLLEDEDEVKSRGREEEEEEEGEQEEGEDIGDSANGDES from the exons ATGGCCAGCAGCAACGTGACCAACAAGACTGACCCTCGCTCCCTCAATTCCCGCGTCTTCATCGGCAACCTCAACACCCTTCTGGTCACCAAGGCCGACGTGGAGGCCATCTTCTCCAAGTATGGCAAGGTCGTCGGCTGCTCTGTCCACAAGGGCTACGCCTTCGTGCAGTACGCCAATGAGAGGAACGCCCGGGCTGCCGTGGCCGGCGAGGACGGCCGCATGATCGTGGGACAGGTGTTAG ACATCAACCTGGCAGGCGAGCCGAAACCTCACAGATCGAAAACAGTGAAGCGTTCTGCAGGAGACATGTACAG TCCATCTCTTGATTTGGACTATGACTTTCAGAGAGATTATTATGACAG GATGTACTCCTACCAGCCCTCCCGGGTGCCTCCACCCCCTCCGCCCCTTTCCCGTGCGGTCATCCCCTCAAAGCGTCCAAGGGTCAGTGTGAGCGGAGGTGGAAGCCGACGAACCAAAACTAGCTTCTCCTCCTCCAAGACCAGCCAGAGGACCTCCCGCACAA TGAAGGTAGATGATCTGCAGACCATCAAGAGGGAGCTCACGCAGATCAAACACAAGGTGGACTACCTGCTGGAGAGCCTAGAGCGCATGGAAAAGGACCACAACAAGAAGTCAG AGATGAAGGGCTCTAAACCAGAACCAGGTGAGGTGTCTCCCCTCAACTCTTCCACCTCCAGCAAGAAAGATGACCTGAAAGGGGGGCTGAACGACTCGGAGGAGGAGGGAGATCTGCTGGAGGACGAAGACGAG GTGaaaagcagagggagagaggaggaagaagaggaggaaggcgagcaggaggaaggagaggacaTCGGCGACAGCGCCAATGGAGACGAGTCCTAA
- the hnrnpc gene encoding heterogeneous nuclear ribonucleoproteins C1/C2 isoform X1, protein MDLMASSNVTNKTDPRSLNSRVFIGNLNTLLVTKADVEAIFSKYGKVVGCSVHKGYAFVQYANERNARAAVAGEDGRMIVGQVLDINLAGEPKPHRSKTVKRSAGDMYSPSLDLDYDFQRDYYDRMYSYQPSRVPPPPPPLSRAVIPSKRPRVSVSGGGSRRTKTSFSSSKTSQRTSRTMKVDDLQTIKRELTQIKHKVDYLLESLERMEKDHNKKSEMKGSKPEPGEVSPLNSSTSSKKDDLKGGLNDSEEEGDLLEDEDEVKSRGREEEEEEEGEQEEGEDIGDSANGDES, encoded by the exons ATGGA CCTCATGGCCAGCAGCAACGTGACCAACAAGACTGACCCTCGCTCCCTCAATTCCCGCGTCTTCATCGGCAACCTCAACACCCTTCTGGTCACCAAGGCCGACGTGGAGGCCATCTTCTCCAAGTATGGCAAGGTCGTCGGCTGCTCTGTCCACAAGGGCTACGCCTTCGTGCAGTACGCCAATGAGAGGAACGCCCGGGCTGCCGTGGCCGGCGAGGACGGCCGCATGATCGTGGGACAGGTGTTAG ACATCAACCTGGCAGGCGAGCCGAAACCTCACAGATCGAAAACAGTGAAGCGTTCTGCAGGAGACATGTACAG TCCATCTCTTGATTTGGACTATGACTTTCAGAGAGATTATTATGACAG GATGTACTCCTACCAGCCCTCCCGGGTGCCTCCACCCCCTCCGCCCCTTTCCCGTGCGGTCATCCCCTCAAAGCGTCCAAGGGTCAGTGTGAGCGGAGGTGGAAGCCGACGAACCAAAACTAGCTTCTCCTCCTCCAAGACCAGCCAGAGGACCTCCCGCACAA TGAAGGTAGATGATCTGCAGACCATCAAGAGGGAGCTCACGCAGATCAAACACAAGGTGGACTACCTGCTGGAGAGCCTAGAGCGCATGGAAAAGGACCACAACAAGAAGTCAG AGATGAAGGGCTCTAAACCAGAACCAGGTGAGGTGTCTCCCCTCAACTCTTCCACCTCCAGCAAGAAAGATGACCTGAAAGGGGGGCTGAACGACTCGGAGGAGGAGGGAGATCTGCTGGAGGACGAAGACGAG GTGaaaagcagagggagagaggaggaagaagaggaggaaggcgagcaggaggaaggagaggacaTCGGCGACAGCGCCAATGGAGACGAGTCCTAA